From the genome of Symphalangus syndactylus isolate Jambi chromosome 7, NHGRI_mSymSyn1-v2.1_pri, whole genome shotgun sequence, one region includes:
- the BTNL9 gene encoding butyrophilin-like protein 9 isoform X1: MVDFPVSLDSLKPVSLTSSLAFLMHLLLLQPGEPSSEVKVLGPDHLILAVVGEEVEFPCHLWPQLDAQQMEIRWFRSHTSDVVHLYREQRELPGRQMQAFQNRTKLVKDDIAYGSVVLQLHSIVPSDKGMYGCRFLSDNFSGEALWELEVARLGSDPHLSLEGFQEGGIQLRLRSSGWYPKPKAQWRDHQGQCLPPEFEAIVWDAQGLFSLETSVVVREGALSNVSLSIQNLLLGQKKEFVVQIADVFLPGASPWKGAFVGTLAALPPLLLVLAALALGLLQKQRRRREKLKKQAEKRQEKLTAELEKLQTELDWRRAEGQAEWRAAQKYAVDVTLDPASAHPSLEVSADGKSVTSRGAPPGPAPGHPQRFSEQTCVLSLERFSAGRHYWEVHVGRRSRWFLGACLAAVPRAGSVRLSPATGYWVLGLWNGCEYFVLAPHRVALPLRVPPRRLGVFLDHEAGQLSFFNVSDGSHIFTFHDTFSGALCAYFRPRAHDGGEHPDPLTICPLPVRGTSVPEGNDSDAWLQPYEPADPALDGW, from the exons ATGGTGGATTTCCCAGTCTCCCTGGACTCCTTGAAGCCAGTATCTCTGACCAGCAGTCTTGCCTTCCTCAtgcacctcctcctccttcagcctggGGAGCCGAGCTCAG AGGTCAAGGTGCTAGGCCCTGACCATCTCATCCTGGCTGTCGTCGGGGAGGAGGTGGAGTTCCCGTGCCACCTATGGCCACAGCTGGATGCCCAGCAAATGGAGATCCGCTGGTTCCGGAGCCACACCTCAGATGTGGTGCACCTGTACCGGGAGCAGCGGGAGCTCCCTGGCAGGCAGATGCAGGCGTTCCAGAACAGGACCAAGTTGGTCAAGGACGACATCGCCTATGGCAGCGTGGTCCTGCAGCTTCACAGCATCGTCCCCTCTGACAAGGGCATGTATGGCTGCCGCTTCCTCTCCGACAACTTCTCTGGCGAAGCTCTCTGGGAACTGGAGGTGGCAA gGCTGGGCTCAGACCCTCACCTCTCCCTTGAGGGCTTCCAGGAAGGAGGCATTCAGCTGAGGCTCAGATCCAGTGGCTGGTACCCCAAGCCTAAGGCTCAGTGGAGAGACCACCAGGGACAGTGCCTGCCTCCAGAGTTTGAAGCCATCGTCTGGGATGCCCAGGGCCTGTTCAGTCTGGAAACATCTGTGGTTGTCCGAGAGGGAGCCCTCAGCAACGTGTCCCTCTCCATCCAGAATCTCCTCTTGGGCCAGAAGAAAGAGTTCGTGGTCCAGATAGCAG ACGTGTTTTTACCCGGAGCCTCCCCGTGGAAGGGCGCGTTCGTCGGGACCCTGGCGGCGCTGCCGCCGCTGCTGTTGGTCCTCGCGGCGCTGGCCCTGGGCctcctccagaagcagcggagacGCCGAG AAAAGCTGAAGAAGCAGGCGGAGAAGAGACAAG agaaACTCACTGCAGAGCTGG AGAAGCTTCAGACAGAGCTTG ACTGGAGACGGGCTGAAGGCCAGGCTG AGTGGAGAGCAGCCCAAAAATACGCAG TGGATGTGACTCTGGATCCGGCCTCAGCGCACCCCAGCCTGGAGGTGTCTGCGGATGGCAAGAGCGTGACTTCCCGCGGGGCGCCGCCAGGCCCGGCGCCCGGCCACCCGCAGCGGTTCTCGGAGCAGACGTGCGTCCTGAGCCTGGAGCGGTTCTCCGCGGGCCGCCACTACTGGGAGGTGCACGTGGGCCGCCGCAGCCGCTGGTTCCTGGGCGCCTGCCTGGCCGCGGTGCCGCGCGCGGGGTCTGTGCGCCTGAGCCCGGCGACCGGCTACTGGGTGCTGGGGCTGTGGAACGGCTGCGAGTACTTCGTCCTGGCCCCGCACCGCGTCGCGCTCCCCCTGCGGGTGCCTCCGCGGCGCCTGGGCGTCTTCCTGGACCACGAGGCCGGACAGCTGTCCTTCTTCAACGTGTCCGACGGGTCCCACATCTTCACCTTCCACGACACCTTCTCGGGCGCGCTCTGCGCGTACTTCAGGCCCAGGGCCCACGACGGCGGCGAACACCCGGATCCCCTGACCATCTGCCCGCTGCCGGTGAGAGGGACGAGCGTCCCCGAGGGGAATGACAGTGACGCCTGGCTGCAGCCCTATGAGCCCGCGGACCCCGCCCTGGACGGGTGGTGA
- the BTNL9 gene encoding butyrophilin-like protein 9 isoform X2 — MVDFPVSLDSLKPVSLTSSLAFLMHLLLLQPGEPSSEVKVLGPDHLILAVVGEEVEFPCHLWPQLDAQQMEIRWFRSHTSDVVHLYREQRELPGRQMQAFQNRTKLVKDDIAYGSVVLQLHSIVPSDKGMYGCRFLSDNFSGEALWELEVARLGSDPHLSLEGFQEGGIQLRLRSSGWYPKPKAQWRDHQGQCLPPEFEAIVWDAQGLFSLETSVVVREGALSNVSLSIQNLLLGQKKEFVVQIADVFLPGASPWKGAFVGTLAALPPLLLVLAALALGLLQKQRRRREKLKKQAEKRQEKLTAELEKLQTELDWRRAEGQAECFILASHPPGEGIQAASNSTTTLNA, encoded by the exons ATGGTGGATTTCCCAGTCTCCCTGGACTCCTTGAAGCCAGTATCTCTGACCAGCAGTCTTGCCTTCCTCAtgcacctcctcctccttcagcctggGGAGCCGAGCTCAG AGGTCAAGGTGCTAGGCCCTGACCATCTCATCCTGGCTGTCGTCGGGGAGGAGGTGGAGTTCCCGTGCCACCTATGGCCACAGCTGGATGCCCAGCAAATGGAGATCCGCTGGTTCCGGAGCCACACCTCAGATGTGGTGCACCTGTACCGGGAGCAGCGGGAGCTCCCTGGCAGGCAGATGCAGGCGTTCCAGAACAGGACCAAGTTGGTCAAGGACGACATCGCCTATGGCAGCGTGGTCCTGCAGCTTCACAGCATCGTCCCCTCTGACAAGGGCATGTATGGCTGCCGCTTCCTCTCCGACAACTTCTCTGGCGAAGCTCTCTGGGAACTGGAGGTGGCAA gGCTGGGCTCAGACCCTCACCTCTCCCTTGAGGGCTTCCAGGAAGGAGGCATTCAGCTGAGGCTCAGATCCAGTGGCTGGTACCCCAAGCCTAAGGCTCAGTGGAGAGACCACCAGGGACAGTGCCTGCCTCCAGAGTTTGAAGCCATCGTCTGGGATGCCCAGGGCCTGTTCAGTCTGGAAACATCTGTGGTTGTCCGAGAGGGAGCCCTCAGCAACGTGTCCCTCTCCATCCAGAATCTCCTCTTGGGCCAGAAGAAAGAGTTCGTGGTCCAGATAGCAG ACGTGTTTTTACCCGGAGCCTCCCCGTGGAAGGGCGCGTTCGTCGGGACCCTGGCGGCGCTGCCGCCGCTGCTGTTGGTCCTCGCGGCGCTGGCCCTGGGCctcctccagaagcagcggagacGCCGAG AAAAGCTGAAGAAGCAGGCGGAGAAGAGACAAG agaaACTCACTGCAGAGCTGG AGAAGCTTCAGACAGAGCTTG ACTGGAGACGGGCTGAAGGCCAGGCTG AGTGCTTCATTTTAGCCAGCCACCCTCCTGGAGAAGGTATCCAGGCTGCCTCTAACTCCACAACAACACTGAATGCATAG